One region of Peromyscus eremicus chromosome 4, PerEre_H2_v1, whole genome shotgun sequence genomic DNA includes:
- the LOC131907838 gene encoding olfactory receptor 4F17-like, which yields MGQVNTSIIPEFVLLGLAQTFGMQFFFCFFFSLFYVGIIFGNLFIVLTVIFDSRLHFPMYILLANLSLIDLGLSSTTVPRTISDLLTGCKVISFHSCMIQMFFIHVMGGVEMVLLIAMAYDRYTAICKPLHYLTIMNPRMCMILVIAAWTIGMIHAMSQFIFVINLPFCGPYNVGSFYCDFPRVIKLACMDTYKLEFVVTANSGFISMCTFFFLIVSYIFILVTVRQHSSTDLSKAFFTLSAHITVVVLFFTPCMFLYVWPFPTKSLDNFFAIVDFVVTPVLNPAIYTLRNKDMKLAIRRLSRQVLSSREVTQ from the coding sequence ATGGGCCAAGTGAATACTTCTATTATACCTGAATTTGTTTTGCTGGGACTTGCACAAACATTTGGAATGCAGttcttcttttgcttcttcttctccttATTTTATGTGGGGATTATTTTTGGAAACCTCTTCATTGTGCTCACAGTGATTTTTGATTCTCGCTTACACTTCCCCATGTATATTCTACTTGCCAACTTGTCACTCATCGACTTGGGCCTTTCATCTACAACAGTTCCTAGGACAATATCTGATCTTTTAACTGGTTGTAAAGTCATTTCCTTCCACAGCTGCATGATACAAATGTTCTTCATCCATGTGATGGGTGGAGTTGAGATGGTGTTGCTCATAGCCATGGCATATGACAGGTACACAGCCATCTGTAAGCCTCTTCACTATCTGACGATTATGAACCCCAGAATGTGCATGATTTTGGTAATAGCTGCTTGGACCATAGGTATGATTCATGCTATGTCTCAGTTTATTTTTGTCATAAATTTACCCTTCTGTGGCCCCTATAATGTAGGAAGCTTTTATTGTGATTTTCCAAGGGTCATTAAACTTGCATGCATGGACACTTACAAACTAGAATTTGTGGTCACTGCCAACAGTGGTTTCATATCTATGTGTACCTTCTTTTTCTTGATTGTATCATACATTTTTATCCTGGTCACTGTCCGGCAACATTCTTCAACTGACTTATCCAAAGCATTCTTCACCTTATCAGCTCATATCACcgtagtggttttgttttttacaccATGCATGTTTCTTTATGTGTGGCCTTTCCCAACTAAGTCACTGGATAATTTCTTTGCTATTGTTGACTTTGTTGTCACTCCTGTCTTAAATCCTGCTATCTATACTTTAAGGAATAAAGATATGAAGTTGGCCATCAGAAGGCTAAGTAGACAGGTTTTAAGTTCTAGGGAAGTTACACagtaa
- the LOC131907839 gene encoding olfactory receptor 4F4-like — protein sequence MYESDYVLFFLLKLMSTFLIVKQASAETLFWNESSKETNHSVVTEFIFIGLSDSLELRIFLFAFFFVFYVGIVFGNLLIVITVTSDSRLHSPMYFLLANLSFIDLSLSSVTAPKMIVDFFSKRKVISVKGCFTQIFLLHFFGGSEMVTLIAMAFDRYVAICKPLRYTTIMCGNVCVGIVLAAWGVGFLHSVSQLAFAVNLPFCGPNKVDSFYCDLPRVIKLACADTYRLDIMVVANSGILTVCSFVLLIISYTIILMTIQRRPSDRSSKALSTLTAHITVVLLFFGPCIFIYAWPFPIKSLDKFLAVFYSVVTPLLNPIIYTLRNTEMKVAMRRLRQWNLKLWIKS from the exons ATGTATGAGAGTGACTATGTACTATTCTTCCTCTTAAAATTGATGTCAACATTTCTAATTGTGAAACAG GCAAGTGCAGAAACTCTCTTCTGGAATGAATCATCAAAGGAAACAAATCATTCTGTGGtgactgaatttatttttattggactCTCAGATTCTTTGGAACTTAGAATCTTtctgtttgcattcttttttgttttctatgtcgGAATTGTGTTTGGCAACCTTCTTATTGTCATAACTGTGACTTCTGATTCCCGCCTCCACTCTCCTATGTACTTCCTATTAGCCAACCTATCATTCATagatctgtctctgtcctctgtcacAGCTCCCAAGATGATTGTTGACTTTTTCAGCAAACGCAAAGTCATCTCTGTCAAGGGCTGTTTTACACAGATATTTCTCCTTCACTTCTTTGGGGGAAGTGAGATGGTAACCCTCATAGCCATGGCCTTTGACAGATATGTAGCAATTTGTAAGCCTCTACGCTACACTACAATTATGTGTGGCAATGTATGTGTTGGCATTGTGCTTGCTGCATGGGGAGTCGGCTTCCTACACTCAGTGAGTCAATTAGCCTTTGCAGTGAACTTACCCTTTTGTGGTCCCAATAAGGTTGACAGCTTTTATTGTGACCTTCCTAGAGTAATCAAACTTGCCTGTGCAGACACATACAGGTTAGACATCATGGTCGTTGCCAACAGTGGTATACTCACTGTGTGCTCTTTTGTTCTCCTTATCATCTCCTACACTATCATTCTAATGACCATCCAGCGCCGCCCTTCTGATAGATCATCTAAGGCTCTGTCCACACTGACTGCTCACATCACagtggttcttttgttttttggacCCTGTATCTTTATTTATGCCTGGCCCTTTCCCATCAAGTCATTAGATAAATTCCTTGCTGTGTTTTACTCTGTGGTCACTCCTCTCTTGAACCCCATTATATACACATTGAGGAACACAGAGATGAAAGTTGCAATGAGACGTCTGAGACAATGGAATTTAAAACTTTGGATAAAGTCTTAG